One segment of Fimbriiglobus ruber DNA contains the following:
- a CDS encoding PglZ domain-containing protein, translating into MLEQWVIDKLNPLKGEKLIVLADPQRMIRAGAQAVDGWAKDNGFTVLFCSGNLALREMYENLRNDTSAKIILVDRSREKAKLPLFYPDLEARCKPKARLTITLRDFLVERTGDQRWPPLVNSDRNLSRLVLDHQEKALDSYGQLRDVDEHRFQDSDLYKIVLGATLNVNPFEILKPAAIRRLCIENHERLEQIKDLFSSGVGTEASEVLAHLKGQIEKAEKPWCWMLDHDPQAVVRAFTLAAVLHQHGLEYEVLLPNFDTSLEPFKAIPKRSLDSTIKDMLRADPDQIANDVAAVEEFLKEEPQKRLTFLLADRLKLDQRDEAFKVLLKEKLSSLVRSMALLSLLTDLLVNRQKDYHKGVLSLIDEEGTKGKEDTLSIAARRPPPQWATLLATYRRAIQFLDIADKLKAQVHKLKVLMPDQLQIDQFLQLWNEEKANRLDYYTSGLRRLVQVGDILPVPKGQFWPQLTLRWEAAQQKLNESIKAVDQDVDAANAKFQDLYHANYVKWINRDDSPLIFTHQFVSRVLKTHWDAQSGQKAVVLIFDGLRVDAWEELVRPVLEEKYDVLDRLPGSAILPSETHLSRKAISAGCLPVAFSSTSENALMEYALKTNLNLTVKFKVKSQNEAVECGITAHYTSDPIDVVIFNFTDKNLHNNPADLSFIYDTTVREILRQDVRSVLREMPDNATVFVTSDHGFTPVPEPTFTVPDGVLTDSGDVKYRVGRLKRPLEGSDSKKGVLFKVGDLGIPDKTGKTKWSFNHILFPRPGLTLKRPQGKHNPERYTHGGLSMAECMIPMIVLGPKVKFEPAFDLVGIRFEGVLSEGQPLDILITAKAKTPVKEELLLQLQVDAGLDDIQPRKEVFTGTEQEYRVRWTPKVDNPTTEEQATGKVVKQVTAIASYRWQNRTLRTTVHGRVEIQLDTTRIRRRLDSKLDSIMGMVPAGLR; encoded by the coding sequence ATGCTAGAGCAATGGGTCATCGACAAACTGAACCCCCTCAAGGGGGAAAAGCTCATCGTCCTCGCTGACCCCCAGCGAATGATCCGGGCCGGTGCGCAGGCGGTTGATGGCTGGGCCAAGGACAACGGTTTCACGGTGCTGTTTTGCAGCGGCAATCTTGCTCTGCGGGAGATGTACGAGAACCTGCGGAACGACACGTCCGCCAAGATCATCCTGGTGGACCGGAGCCGTGAAAAGGCGAAACTGCCCCTCTTCTACCCCGACCTCGAAGCCCGCTGCAAACCGAAGGCCCGGCTGACCATCACGCTTCGGGACTTCCTGGTGGAGCGGACCGGGGACCAGCGCTGGCCCCCACTGGTCAACAGCGACCGCAACCTGAGCCGCCTCGTCCTCGACCACCAGGAGAAGGCGCTCGATTCCTACGGCCAACTGCGGGACGTGGACGAGCATCGCTTTCAGGACAGCGACCTGTACAAGATCGTCCTGGGGGCCACGCTGAACGTGAACCCGTTCGAGATTCTGAAGCCCGCTGCGATTCGACGCCTTTGCATCGAAAACCACGAGCGGTTGGAGCAGATTAAAGACCTCTTTTCTTCCGGGGTCGGGACCGAGGCCAGCGAAGTCCTTGCCCATTTGAAGGGCCAGATCGAAAAGGCCGAGAAGCCCTGGTGCTGGATGCTGGACCACGACCCCCAGGCGGTCGTCCGGGCCTTCACGCTGGCGGCGGTCCTGCACCAGCACGGCCTGGAGTACGAGGTACTGCTCCCCAACTTCGATACAAGCCTAGAGCCTTTCAAGGCAATCCCGAAGCGGTCCCTGGACTCGACGATCAAGGACATGCTCCGGGCCGACCCCGATCAGATCGCCAACGACGTGGCGGCGGTCGAGGAGTTTTTGAAGGAGGAGCCGCAGAAGCGACTGACCTTCCTGCTGGCTGACCGGCTGAAGCTCGACCAGCGGGACGAAGCCTTCAAGGTGCTGCTCAAGGAGAAGCTTTCGTCCCTCGTGCGCAGCATGGCTCTCTTGTCGCTGCTCACCGACCTGCTGGTCAACCGCCAGAAGGACTACCACAAGGGCGTGTTGAGCCTAATCGACGAGGAGGGGACCAAGGGCAAGGAGGACACGCTCTCCATCGCCGCCCGCCGCCCGCCGCCGCAGTGGGCTACGTTGCTGGCGACGTACCGGCGTGCGATCCAGTTCCTCGACATCGCCGACAAGCTGAAGGCCCAGGTCCACAAGCTGAAGGTGCTTATGCCCGACCAGCTTCAGATCGACCAGTTCCTTCAGCTATGGAACGAGGAGAAGGCCAACCGCCTCGACTACTATACCAGCGGCCTGCGTCGGCTGGTTCAGGTCGGCGACATCCTGCCGGTCCCCAAGGGTCAGTTCTGGCCACAACTCACGCTGCGCTGGGAAGCCGCCCAGCAAAAGCTCAACGAGAGCATCAAGGCGGTCGATCAGGACGTAGACGCCGCAAACGCCAAGTTCCAAGATCTGTACCACGCCAACTACGTCAAGTGGATCAACCGGGACGACTCGCCGCTGATCTTCACGCACCAATTCGTGTCGAGGGTGCTGAAGACGCATTGGGACGCCCAAAGCGGCCAGAAGGCCGTGGTCCTGATCTTCGACGGCCTGCGGGTGGACGCATGGGAGGAACTGGTCCGGCCCGTCTTGGAGGAGAAGTACGACGTTCTCGACCGGCTCCCCGGCAGCGCTATCCTGCCGAGCGAGACGCACCTGAGCCGTAAGGCGATCTCTGCAGGCTGCCTCCCGGTCGCCTTCAGTAGCACGAGCGAGAACGCTCTGATGGAGTACGCCCTCAAGACGAACCTCAACCTGACCGTCAAGTTCAAGGTCAAGAGCCAAAACGAGGCGGTGGAGTGCGGGATTACGGCGCACTACACATCGGACCCCATCGACGTGGTGATCTTTAACTTCACCGACAAGAATCTGCACAACAACCCCGCCGATCTATCGTTCATTTACGACACGACCGTGCGAGAGATTCTGCGGCAGGACGTGCGGAGCGTGCTGCGGGAGATGCCGGACAACGCCACCGTGTTCGTGACCTCGGACCACGGGTTCACGCCTGTCCCCGAACCGACCTTTACCGTGCCAGACGGCGTGTTGACCGACAGCGGAGACGTGAAGTACCGGGTGGGGCGGTTGAAAAGGCCGCTCGAAGGCAGCGACTCGAAGAAAGGCGTGCTGTTCAAGGTCGGCGACCTTGGCATCCCCGATAAGACCGGGAAGACAAAGTGGTCTTTCAACCACATCCTATTCCCCCGACCCGGCCTCACGCTGAAGCGGCCCCAGGGGAAGCACAACCCGGAGCGGTACACGCACGGCGGGTTGAGCATGGCCGAGTGCATGATCCCTATGATCGTGCTGGGGCCGAAGGTGAAGTTCGAGCCAGCCTTCGATCTGGTCGGCATCCGGTTCGAGGGCGTGCTTTCGGAGGGGCAGCCGCTCGACATTCTTATCACCGCCAAGGCTAAAACGCCGGTGAAGGAGGAACTGCTGCTCCAGCTTCAGGTGGACGCTGGCCTGGACGACATCCAGCCCCGCAAGGAGGTCTTCACCGGGACCGAGCAGGAGTACCGGGTGCGTTGGACGCCGAAGGTCGATAACCCGACCACGGAGGAGCAGGCCACGGGCAAGGTGGTCAAGCAGGTGACGGCCATCGCCAGCTACCGCTGGCAGAACCGCACGTTGCGGACGACGGTTCACGGCAGGGTGGAGATTCAACTGGACACAACCCGCATTCGTCGCCGCCTGGACAGTAAGCTCGATAGTATCATGGGCATGGTTCCCGCTGGGCTGCGCTAA
- a CDS encoding DNA methyltransferase yields MAKRKQDTGKKLFDSQDTASVIPNGFYSGDKPNTSLRAFVTEAGHDYNPVSDDYAVSAFEDEITIEKRKSGSMDLHIYWSKKHHDAVRQYVRHFTSKGDLILDPFSGSGGTALSAVLEGRAAIAIDRSPAATFITKNYCATLDYKQLHEDFLKLTNICKIDMQWLYATRCDRCDGSATTAYVVYSQVFQCSRCLEKNALFDCPEVKVEVHGKSKSANVCPSCLSKGRHEVISTRSEPFGSIPVLVSYFCLAKCKPTRSERRHNDSDSKKRKYFKECDLAKILEIDGKPIPYWYPSQKMMNIADDTLPWGEEWRQGRNFRSVPELFTKRNLWALAALFAGSAQIPTRDFIRFIINTAILTVSRMCRHDYPSVMAGSYYLPQVCRELNVWDNVEGRFSRKSSDHKEMMDYISGVPKLCISTQSACDLAAIPANSVDYIFTDPPYAEKVQYGELNFIWEAWQGFDTTWHSEEIIVNGVRGHTEALWADMMRRSMSECYRVLKPGRWLSLCYHDTSEGTWELIQDIMAEAGFYSAQSEAALYIDTGQKSFNQLNADKVTKRDLVLNFRKPKPLPFKVTRIYGPEDADKLPKGGDIATFTEFARQIVKDFLTHHPGATKDRIYDELVSRLVGSRSMEAHDFDALLRSVAEEVQQPVKKDLFHNKEADLFGSHIQSRWYLKETADQVDQAEQAKEDAAAARLAKFIGEYLKKKPELEGVHYSDLFEQFLPVHDKPRRLLADWLPEYFIKTPSGTWRLPEKDESQQLAKLREAGTLRRIKRFANALIDGVPIRDKDRPGSDVNLLDWLRQCRRAGLYDQGKAIYEKGGLNLANLNDEQQIEAEDDYRICSRRGSTEEAKPKRQRRKKQDDEE; encoded by the coding sequence ATGGCGAAGAGGAAACAGGACACCGGCAAGAAACTGTTCGACTCGCAGGACACAGCGTCCGTGATACCGAATGGTTTCTATTCAGGCGACAAGCCGAACACTTCATTGCGAGCCTTCGTCACTGAAGCGGGGCATGACTATAATCCCGTTTCGGATGACTATGCCGTTTCCGCCTTTGAAGACGAGATCACAATCGAGAAACGTAAGTCCGGGAGCATGGACTTGCATATTTACTGGTCGAAGAAACATCACGATGCCGTGCGGCAATATGTACGTCACTTCACGAGCAAGGGTGATTTGATTCTCGATCCGTTCTCAGGATCAGGAGGTACGGCATTAAGCGCAGTCCTCGAAGGGCGTGCAGCGATTGCCATTGATCGCAGTCCAGCAGCGACATTCATCACCAAGAACTACTGCGCCACTCTTGACTACAAGCAGCTACACGAAGATTTTTTGAAGCTAACCAACATATGCAAGATCGATATGCAATGGCTCTATGCAACACGGTGCGATAGGTGCGACGGCTCAGCAACAACCGCTTATGTTGTCTACAGCCAGGTATTCCAATGCAGTCGATGTCTTGAAAAAAACGCTCTATTTGATTGTCCAGAAGTGAAAGTTGAGGTTCATGGAAAGAGCAAATCCGCCAATGTCTGTCCGAGTTGTCTATCTAAAGGCCGACACGAAGTAATTAGTACTCGTTCCGAGCCATTTGGAAGCATTCCTGTGCTGGTGAGTTACTTTTGCCTTGCCAAATGCAAGCCAACCCGTTCGGAACGTAGACACAATGATAGTGACAGCAAGAAGCGCAAGTATTTCAAGGAATGCGATCTTGCCAAGATTCTAGAGATCGACGGCAAGCCGATCCCCTATTGGTATCCGTCACAGAAGATGATGAACATCGCCGACGATACTCTACCTTGGGGAGAAGAGTGGCGACAAGGGCGAAACTTCCGTTCGGTGCCGGAGCTATTCACGAAACGCAATCTCTGGGCGCTTGCCGCACTATTCGCAGGATCGGCACAGATCCCGACTCGTGATTTCATTCGCTTTATCATTAACACCGCCATCTTAACTGTAAGCAGGATGTGCCGACACGACTACCCGTCTGTTATGGCCGGATCGTATTACTTGCCACAGGTTTGTCGTGAGCTGAACGTATGGGATAATGTCGAAGGTCGGTTTTCCCGCAAGAGCAGTGACCACAAGGAAATGATGGATTACATTTCAGGTGTTCCGAAACTCTGCATATCAACGCAATCGGCCTGCGACCTCGCTGCTATTCCGGCCAATTCAGTGGATTACATATTTACCGATCCGCCCTACGCCGAGAAGGTGCAGTATGGCGAATTGAATTTCATTTGGGAGGCGTGGCAAGGCTTTGATACGACATGGCATAGTGAAGAGATAATCGTAAATGGCGTCAGAGGCCACACTGAGGCGTTGTGGGCAGACATGATGCGCAGGTCGATGTCAGAGTGCTATCGTGTTCTGAAGCCGGGACGATGGCTAAGCCTCTGCTATCATGACACATCAGAAGGGACATGGGAACTTATTCAAGATATTATGGCGGAGGCAGGATTTTATTCCGCCCAATCCGAGGCAGCACTCTATATCGACACGGGCCAGAAGTCATTTAATCAGCTTAACGCTGACAAAGTGACGAAACGTGACTTGGTACTGAACTTCCGCAAGCCGAAGCCGTTGCCATTCAAGGTGACGAGGATTTACGGCCCGGAAGACGCCGACAAGCTGCCCAAGGGTGGCGACATCGCCACGTTTACGGAGTTCGCCCGCCAGATCGTCAAGGATTTTCTGACGCATCACCCTGGGGCCACCAAGGACCGCATCTACGACGAGCTTGTAAGCCGACTCGTCGGCTCCCGCAGCATGGAGGCGCACGACTTCGATGCGCTGTTGCGGAGTGTCGCCGAAGAAGTGCAACAGCCGGTGAAGAAAGACCTTTTCCACAATAAAGAAGCTGACCTTTTCGGATCGCACATTCAGAGCCGCTGGTACTTGAAAGAGACGGCGGATCAAGTCGATCAAGCGGAGCAAGCAAAGGAGGATGCCGCCGCTGCCCGGCTCGCCAAATTCATCGGCGAGTACCTGAAGAAGAAGCCGGAACTCGAAGGCGTCCACTACAGCGATCTCTTCGAGCAGTTCCTCCCGGTTCACGACAAGCCCCGCCGTCTGCTGGCCGACTGGTTGCCGGAATACTTCATCAAAACGCCGAGCGGGACGTGGCGGCTGCCGGAAAAGGATGAGAGCCAGCAACTCGCCAAGTTGAGGGAAGCCGGGACGCTGCGGCGGATCAAGCGGTTCGCCAACGCCCTGATCGACGGCGTGCCAATTCGGGACAAAGACCGCCCCGGCAGTGACGTGAACCTGCTCGACTGGCTGCGGCAGTGCCGCCGTGCCGGTCTGTACGACCAGGGAAAGGCGATCTACGAGAAGGGCGGGCTGAACCTCGCCAATCTGAATGACGAGCAGCAGATCGAGGCCGAGGACGACTACCGCATCTGTTCTCGGCGAGGCAGCACGGAAGAAGCCAAGCCGAAGCGACAGCGCCGCAAGAAGCAGGACGATGAGGAATAA
- a CDS encoding helix-turn-helix domain-containing protein, which translates to MMLTFGQKIRELRKAKALGQRAVAAEVGINFTYLSKIENDKVDFAAFPSEETIRRLAKVLDADVDQLLLMAEKIPDRIRRRVLERPEAFRLIAELDDKSLDRLVETIRVS; encoded by the coding sequence ATGATGTTGACGTTCGGCCAGAAGATTCGGGAGCTCCGCAAGGCAAAGGCCCTTGGTCAACGGGCCGTCGCCGCCGAAGTCGGCATCAACTTCACTTACCTCTCGAAGATCGAGAACGACAAGGTGGACTTCGCCGCCTTCCCTAGCGAAGAAACAATCCGCCGGCTTGCGAAGGTGCTTGATGCCGACGTGGACCAACTTCTCCTCATGGCTGAGAAGATTCCCGACCGCATCAGGCGACGGGTTTTAGAACGCCCCGAAGCCTTCCGGCTGATCGCCGAACTGGACGACAAGTCGCTCGACCGCCTCGTAGAAACGATAAGGGTAAGCTGA
- a CDS encoding antibiotic biosynthesis monooxygenase translates to MRAVRAGQFVFVSGITATAEDGSIVGQGDPDAKATQALKNIEVDRHLDSHACHAEVIRYKIAEGWEPAFEDAYRQAQTYLAKLPHCLGYELTRCLKESNRYVLLIRWESVDGHMKGFRGSPAFQPFVALIAPFFKQIEEMEHYEPTGIELTKAA, encoded by the coding sequence TTGAGAGCCGTCCGTGCGGGCCAGTTCGTGTTCGTGTCCGGCATCACGGCCACCGCCGAGGACGGAAGCATCGTCGGCCAGGGCGACCCGGATGCAAAGGCGACCCAGGCGCTCAAGAACATCGAGGTGGACCGGCATCTCGATTCGCACGCCTGCCATGCGGAAGTCATTCGCTACAAGATTGCCGAGGGCTGGGAACCCGCCTTCGAGGACGCCTATCGGCAGGCCCAGACGTACCTTGCCAAGTTGCCGCACTGCCTGGGGTACGAACTGACCCGGTGCCTCAAGGAGTCGAACCGCTACGTCCTGCTGATCCGGTGGGAGTCGGTAGACGGGCACATGAAGGGGTTTCGGGGCAGTCCGGCATTCCAGCCGTTCGTCGCCCTCATCGCCCCATTCTTCAAGCAGATCGAGGAGATGGAGCATTACGAGCCGACCGGGATCGAGTTGACGAAGGCGGCGTAA
- a CDS encoding PhzF family phenazine biosynthesis protein, whose protein sequence is MTIPLFHVDAFTDHPFAGNPAAVCILTAWREDRWLQAVAREMNLSETAFLVKQPDHFDLRWFTPKTEVDLCGHATLASAHVLWQQGQATTDEIRFLTRSGILTALNKQGEIELNFPLEPDEPAPPPANLLAALNISPTYVGKNRFDYLVEADSENTLRHLEPDFRLLATVPCRGVIVTSPSADPQFDFVSRAFFPRLGVDEDPVCGSAHCCLVNFWRKRLGKSEFVAFQVSARGGVVKVRVVKDRVFLSGKATTVARGELLVEGDEP, encoded by the coding sequence ATGACCATCCCTCTCTTTCACGTCGATGCCTTCACCGACCACCCTTTTGCGGGCAACCCTGCGGCGGTCTGCATCCTCACTGCTTGGCGGGAGGATCGCTGGCTTCAAGCTGTCGCCAGAGAGATGAACCTCTCGGAGACGGCTTTCCTTGTCAAGCAGCCTGACCATTTCGACCTGCGTTGGTTCACACCGAAAACCGAAGTGGACCTGTGCGGCCACGCCACGCTTGCCTCGGCGCACGTCCTCTGGCAACAGGGACAGGCCACGACCGACGAAATCCGCTTCTTGACCAGGAGCGGAATCCTCACCGCCTTGAACAAACAAGGTGAGATCGAACTCAATTTCCCACTCGAACCGGACGAACCTGCTCCGCCCCCGGCGAACCTCCTGGCTGCGTTGAACATTTCTCCCACCTACGTTGGCAAGAATCGCTTCGACTACCTCGTGGAAGCGGACTCCGAAAACACGCTGCGGCATCTGGAACCGGATTTTCGGCTGTTGGCGACCGTCCCTTGCCGGGGTGTGATCGTGACAAGTCCGTCAGCCGATCCGCAATTCGATTTTGTATCACGGGCATTCTTCCCCAGGCTGGGCGTGGACGAAGACCCGGTGTGTGGCTCGGCGCATTGTTGCCTGGTCAACTTCTGGCGGAAGCGGCTCGGCAAGAGCGAGTTTGTGGCGTTTCAGGTGTCGGCCAGGGGTGGTGTGGTGAAAGTCCGGGTCGTGAAGGATCGAGTGTTCCTGAGCGGCAAGGCGACCACGGTTGCAAGAGGCGAGTTGCTGGTCGAGGGGGACGAACCGTGA
- a CDS encoding DinB family protein, giving the protein MTADELAAAVGAAAAHELDRALDRIKHCLGQLTDDQVWHRSQPGLNSIGNLILHLCGNLRQWIVAGLGGAPDERNRSAEFAERGPVPKEELVRSLEAVAKEAKRVLAGVDARQLAEPRRIQFDVTGVAAIFNSVPHFRGHTQEIIHLTRLQLGDAYKFAWTPITPEQGAPV; this is encoded by the coding sequence ATGACTGCTGACGAACTGGCCGCTGCCGTTGGTGCTGCTGCGGCGCACGAGTTGGACCGTGCCTTGGACCGCATCAAGCACTGCCTGGGCCAACTGACGGACGACCAGGTATGGCACCGCTCCCAGCCGGGCCTCAACAGCATTGGTAATCTGATCCTGCACCTGTGCGGCAACCTGCGGCAGTGGATCGTGGCCGGACTCGGCGGCGCACCCGACGAGCGCAACCGCTCTGCCGAGTTTGCCGAACGAGGGCCGGTCCCGAAGGAGGAGTTGGTGCGCAGTCTCGAAGCCGTCGCCAAGGAAGCGAAGCGGGTATTGGCCGGCGTTGACGCCCGGCAGCTTGCAGAACCCCGTCGTATCCAATTCGACGTGACCGGGGTGGCGGCGATCTTCAACAGCGTCCCCCATTTCCGAGGACATACCCAGGAGATTATCCACCTGACCCGATTGCAGTTGGGTGATGCGTACAAGTTCGCCTGGACGCCAATAACACCGGAGCAAGGTGCGCCTGTTTGA
- a CDS encoding TerD family protein codes for MNALEIYLTKCRKIIVQGNGKQPSSSATVATFNRNLISLGFVCSQEVTGALAGLSEEALGSLYRQVVPILKQMTGVHRTFKPMYPNFPKQVMEASDFELYLNAIAHYWMAAARDMSQGQPRLFGGRLTEGASSTPAPVDTLNVPLQWLPEYEVENRESLPEEEIHLKVINLGNQDDFWKVFTRLVGSNGSLSESDKAIVQWFVDNQREDIPLFLPPAIPQKENLTFLVGSLLKHEIPTYLIPYLKTATDVLRVAVVMSDGDVSLATPGKFRRFKRTERRFLLDALEALPAVTEDMLRRPEVWKRFGRELRPGDYASRYQKTLKAFDVVRNNEAFETFNSKVEAGLIRKDVVTVIDLLKTRPGDFARRFDHLLRTSGEQANVAVQGFMDVAHKVSTPVLLQVHAHFKNRDRDADHRAFFPKGSVAKVQVIDETLSPLPSLELAGGEPLDKFIARFVRNVLVMRFKPLPSLGKVYLDEALRTQNVPFAQRSASKALRTLARGSRLTLPTTDTLRFFVWWKEPQGQRTDIDLAAVFFSADWKRLADVAYYNLKDWGSVHSGDITSAPVGAAEFIDVHLPTLREKAVRYVSMVIYSFTQQAFKDLPECFAGWMARQKVQSGEIFEARTVQDKIDIAGDTTVNIPLFFDLQENQVVWSDIALKSRGPINNSGQAGENLVLMGKAITGLIKPTLYDLFDMHAEARGNKVDSPSGADTVFSLHDGITPFDADRIMSEFMTNGTDQSEVQGNVVYVTET; via the coding sequence TTGAACGCTCTCGAAATCTACCTGACGAAGTGCCGCAAAATCATCGTTCAGGGAAACGGCAAACAACCATCTTCCTCGGCCACAGTCGCCACGTTCAACCGCAATCTCATTTCACTCGGCTTCGTCTGCTCGCAAGAAGTGACCGGAGCGCTGGCTGGTCTGAGCGAGGAGGCGCTCGGTAGTCTCTACCGGCAGGTCGTCCCGATCCTCAAGCAGATGACCGGCGTTCACCGGACTTTCAAGCCGATGTACCCGAATTTCCCGAAGCAGGTCATGGAGGCTTCGGATTTTGAGTTATATCTGAACGCTATCGCCCACTATTGGATGGCTGCTGCTCGTGACATGTCGCAAGGACAGCCACGACTTTTTGGCGGTCGTCTCACGGAAGGCGCATCAAGTACCCCCGCTCCCGTTGACACACTCAACGTTCCGCTCCAGTGGTTGCCGGAATACGAAGTCGAAAATCGTGAGTCTCTCCCGGAAGAGGAGATCCACCTCAAGGTCATCAACCTTGGCAACCAGGACGATTTCTGGAAGGTGTTCACCCGCTTGGTCGGGTCCAACGGTTCGCTCTCCGAGAGCGATAAGGCCATCGTCCAGTGGTTCGTGGACAACCAGCGAGAAGACATCCCACTTTTCTTGCCGCCTGCGATTCCTCAAAAGGAGAACCTGACGTTCCTGGTCGGCTCCCTGCTCAAGCACGAAATCCCGACCTACCTGATTCCCTACCTCAAAACTGCTACGGACGTGCTGCGGGTTGCCGTCGTCATGTCGGATGGAGACGTGTCCCTTGCCACCCCTGGGAAGTTTCGTCGTTTCAAACGAACCGAGCGGCGATTCCTCCTGGATGCGCTGGAAGCCCTCCCCGCAGTCACCGAGGACATGCTGCGCCGCCCGGAAGTGTGGAAGCGATTCGGGCGTGAACTGCGCCCCGGCGATTACGCCAGCCGCTACCAGAAAACGCTCAAGGCATTCGACGTGGTTCGCAACAACGAGGCATTTGAAACATTCAACAGCAAGGTCGAGGCGGGCCTGATCCGCAAGGACGTGGTGACTGTCATCGACCTTCTGAAGACCCGGCCTGGCGATTTCGCTCGTCGGTTCGATCATTTGCTGCGCACGTCCGGTGAACAAGCGAACGTGGCGGTCCAGGGGTTCATGGATGTGGCCCACAAGGTATCGACCCCGGTACTCCTTCAGGTGCATGCCCACTTCAAGAACCGGGATCGAGATGCGGACCACCGGGCTTTTTTCCCAAAGGGAAGCGTCGCCAAGGTACAAGTCATCGACGAGACTTTGTCGCCTTTGCCGTCGCTCGAACTGGCGGGTGGAGAACCACTCGACAAGTTCATCGCTCGGTTCGTGCGGAATGTGTTGGTGATGCGGTTCAAGCCTCTGCCGTCACTCGGTAAGGTCTACCTTGACGAAGCCCTACGCACACAAAATGTGCCGTTCGCTCAGCGCAGCGCCAGCAAGGCTCTGCGCACGTTGGCTCGTGGGTCCAGGTTGACTCTGCCGACCACGGACACCCTCCGGTTCTTTGTGTGGTGGAAGGAGCCACAAGGCCAACGCACCGATATTGACCTCGCCGCTGTGTTCTTCAGCGCCGACTGGAAGCGACTGGCAGACGTGGCCTACTACAACCTCAAGGATTGGGGTTCAGTGCATAGCGGCGACATTACCTCGGCACCAGTGGGCGCTGCGGAATTCATCGACGTGCATCTGCCGACGCTACGGGAGAAGGCCGTCCGGTACGTCAGCATGGTCATCTACAGCTTCACCCAGCAAGCCTTCAAGGACTTGCCGGAGTGTTTCGCCGGGTGGATGGCACGGCAGAAGGTTCAATCCGGCGAGATTTTCGAGGCTCGAACGGTCCAGGACAAGATCGACATCGCTGGTGATACTACCGTGAACATCCCGCTGTTCTTCGACCTCCAAGAGAATCAGGTAGTCTGGTCGGACATCGCACTCAAGAGCCGTGGCCCGATCAACAATTCCGGTCAGGCCGGGGAAAACCTGGTGCTGATGGGCAAGGCTATCACCGGACTTATCAAGCCGACTCTGTACGACCTGTTCGACATGCACGCTGAGGCCAGGGGTAACAAGGTGGATTCGCCCTCCGGGGCGGACACTGTGTTCAGTCTGCATGACGGCATCACGCCGTTCGATGCAGACCGGATCATGAGCGAGTTCATGACCAACGGTACGGACCAGAGTGAGGTCCAGGGAAACGTGGTGTACGTCACTGAAACCTGA